A single window of Acidobacteriota bacterium DNA harbors:
- a CDS encoding type IV secretory system conjugative DNA transfer family protein, producing the protein MNAASGSTTTRLGRYRQWWRGQPRSLNQLCQQIDAEYHIPRPAAAQHLPAYQAALNLFADCGQAALLIVSGFLSAWLFLQASHWLALRIEIEIAAHCLGITAVLISWVEAAQLWLPYYQYEQRVTYGSARWADARVLRDLKLALKKDKLLPPFTLLLGGLGWKHNVVLGPEHSTCHLAMFGPPRSGKSSTFFITWQRAWAGTGSVIVLDPKGELYDQTAYLFCNVYRIDLQTPERSDRWNFLPDCGGNAEFAHKVAAMILDSEQSRRSTADPFWKEAEKAALTAILLELNQLHPRPAPHMIQELISTLSLQQLNDLMMKSSDPKVPLYWGMFSKVEPKLQAGVLIGLGVACADFSTPNMMAIASPITNPMAARGVRFVNFSDLRQTGTAIFMIVPEGDAERYKRILSTFFGLANDCLRNGVITEGSAPVLFNLDEIGNIHIPDLPAALGVGRGRRMTYALGYQNIAQLYHQYGADGGDAVLGSVGAMVFLPGVDQRTAEYASKRLGMTTVLQASSVDVHDGNRLDQERSTEVGRALMDASEIRQMTKYKQAVAIISNAPPVRLTFPKLAKADHPPLSEREKQFQLGKEAHPVVKDENKRADHSLTPALAQQAKTNDKGVAEAARNQWAQAMVTASVRHPEVFESEYDPDTLDEDSLPLFDLGGRNF; encoded by the coding sequence ATGAATGCGGCAAGCGGTTCGACAACTACAAGGTTGGGCAGATATAGGCAATGGTGGCGAGGGCAACCGAGGTCGCTCAATCAACTTTGCCAGCAGATTGACGCCGAATATCACATCCCGCGCCCGGCCGCAGCGCAGCACCTGCCTGCATATCAGGCCGCGTTGAATCTGTTCGCAGATTGCGGCCAAGCAGCATTACTGATCGTTTCAGGATTTCTTTCGGCCTGGCTTTTCCTTCAGGCGTCTCACTGGCTCGCATTACGAATTGAGATTGAGATTGCCGCGCACTGCCTTGGGATCACAGCAGTATTGATTTCGTGGGTCGAGGCTGCGCAACTCTGGCTGCCTTACTACCAATATGAACAGCGGGTAACCTACGGCTCGGCTAGATGGGCCGACGCTCGCGTCCTGCGGGATTTGAAGCTGGCGCTAAAAAAAGACAAGCTGCTGCCGCCTTTCACATTGCTGCTCGGCGGTCTGGGATGGAAGCACAATGTAGTGCTGGGGCCAGAGCATTCGACTTGCCATCTGGCGATGTTCGGCCCTCCGCGTTCGGGCAAATCGTCTACGTTCTTCATTACGTGGCAGCGGGCGTGGGCGGGAACAGGTTCCGTCATTGTGCTCGATCCGAAGGGCGAACTTTATGACCAGACGGCATATCTGTTCTGCAACGTCTACCGGATTGACCTTCAAACGCCGGAGCGTTCCGACCGCTGGAACTTCCTGCCGGATTGCGGAGGCAATGCAGAATTCGCGCATAAGGTCGCCGCGATGATTCTGGATTCGGAGCAAAGTCGCCGCTCGACAGCAGACCCGTTCTGGAAGGAAGCGGAGAAAGCCGCCCTGACGGCAATCCTGCTGGAATTGAATCAACTGCATCCGCGCCCGGCGCCGCACATGATCCAGGAGTTAATTTCGACGCTCAGCTTGCAGCAACTCAACGACCTGATGATGAAATCGTCCGATCCGAAAGTGCCGCTTTACTGGGGGATGTTCAGCAAGGTCGAACCGAAGCTTCAAGCTGGCGTGCTGATCGGGCTGGGCGTCGCGTGCGCCGATTTCTCAACGCCGAATATGATGGCAATTGCTTCGCCGATTACGAACCCGATGGCCGCGCGTGGCGTGCGGTTCGTGAACTTCAGCGATCTGCGGCAGACGGGCACAGCGATCTTTATGATCGTGCCCGAAGGCGACGCCGAACGCTACAAGCGCATCCTCTCTACCTTCTTCGGCCTCGCGAACGATTGTCTGCGCAATGGTGTGATCACTGAAGGTTCGGCTCCCGTCCTCTTCAACCTTGATGAAATCGGCAATATTCACATCCCTGATCTGCCAGCGGCGCTCGGTGTCGGTCGCGGCAGGCGAATGACCTACGCGCTTGGCTATCAGAACATTGCGCAGCTTTACCATCAGTATGGTGCGGATGGCGGTGATGCGGTGCTGGGTTCCGTTGGCGCGATGGTCTTCCTGCCTGGCGTGGATCAGCGCACGGCGGAATATGCGTCAAAAAGGTTGGGCATGACGACCGTACTGCAAGCCAGTTCCGTAGACGTTCACGACGGAAATAGGCTCGATCAGGAACGTTCGACCGAAGTCGGGCGCGCGCTGATGGACGCGAGCGAAATCCGGCAGATGACAAAATATAAACAAGCTGTGGCAATCATTAGCAACGCGCCACCGGTGCGCCTGACCTTTCCGAAGCTGGCGAAGGCTGACCATCCGCCACTTTCCGAGCGCGAGAAGCAGTTTCAACTAGGCAAAGAAGCACACCCGGTAGTCAAAGATGAGAACAAGCGGGCTGATCATTCTCTGACACCGGCTCTGGCTCAGCAGGCCAAAACAAATGACAAGGGTGTAGCTGAAGCGGCAAGGAATCAATGGGCACAGGCGATGGTGACAGCTTCCGTCAGGCACCCTGAAGTCTTTGAGTCGGAATACGACCCGGACACGTTGGATGAAGACAGTCTCCCACTTTTTGATCTGGGCGGGCGCAACTTCTGA
- a CDS encoding lytic transglycosylase domain-containing protein: MSNTMKKRGMLPTCGALARAIAWLMLAWWTAVPAYAQREEIESRVVTQSRPYEAFIVLAAAKYGVDPFLLRVVGYLETRFNPAAVSKRGARGMMQFMPATASRYGLRNPHHPQASIDAAARYLRDLAVRFDHRADLVLAAYNSGEGTVEAYRKGLRIVTGKRIINPNGIITGGIPPYQETRAYVARGIELLRKLRSNSAFLTQAKPDSDQEQHDKVPRVYDRHSIRTTNQPESSRGELSAQNRARRRSIYFGKEDEE; this comes from the coding sequence ATGAGCAATACAATGAAGAAACGAGGCATGCTGCCGACGTGCGGCGCGCTGGCGAGAGCTATCGCCTGGCTGATGCTGGCTTGGTGGACTGCAGTTCCGGCTTATGCCCAAAGGGAAGAAATCGAAAGCAGGGTTGTGACTCAATCACGCCCCTATGAAGCATTTATCGTTTTGGCGGCGGCGAAATATGGCGTTGATCCGTTCCTACTTCGCGTCGTTGGATATTTGGAAACCCGCTTTAATCCGGCGGCTGTCAGTAAACGCGGCGCGCGGGGGATGATGCAATTCATGCCCGCGACAGCCTCACGTTATGGGCTTCGAAATCCGCATCATCCACAAGCCTCAATTGATGCTGCGGCGCGTTATCTGCGCGATCTCGCCGTTCGCTTTGATCATCGTGCTGATCTGGTGCTGGCGGCGTACAACTCCGGCGAGGGGACGGTCGAGGCTTATCGTAAGGGGCTGAGGATTGTTACGGGCAAACGCATCATCAATCCGAATGGGATCATCACCGGCGGCATCCCACCTTACCAAGAAACGCGAGCTTACGTTGCACGAGGGATAGAGCTGCTGCGCAAGCTTCGTTCGAACTCAGCGTTTCTCACTCAAGCTAAGCCTGATTCCGATCAAGAACAACATGACAAAGTGCCGCGCGTTTATGATCGCCATAGCATTCGCACCACTAATCAACCGGAATCAAGCCGCGGTGAATTAAGCGCACAGAATAGAGCTCGGAGACGCTCCATCTATTTTGGGAAGGAAGATGAGGAGTGA
- a CDS encoding AAA family ATPase — MQQHNPNLPVINPRKLLDENGERALADLLRGTGYVIQFGMLRDLCHVMRSGLPWLIEGPRGGGKTALAEALAAACNLPMFYLQGMEGLTLADVLYDWDREAQTQWVRQAVAMGCGFEEARAGQWAREFLMLGEVLAAYETAAQQEAVPVLICDEFDKVSEKIEDMLLQLFARGYAHVPRFGEIGVRDQSRWPVVILLSNDQRHDLSSPMRSRCLYSWLPPPTPREEVRILKARCPQASRLMLMKMVKLINAVRGLPGITDKPGLRESISLLRALIDESRDDVGIDEIERHLCFLARRRLDLENLRKSLARVEVMMEARNDEIEGWVDELEEVAQW; from the coding sequence ATGCAGCAACACAATCCCAACCTACCAGTCATCAACCCGCGCAAGCTTCTGGACGAGAATGGCGAGCGAGCGCTAGCCGACCTGCTGCGCGGCACCGGATACGTCATCCAATTCGGGATGCTGCGTGATCTTTGCCACGTGATGCGCAGCGGCCTCCCCTGGCTGATAGAAGGACCGCGCGGCGGCGGTAAAACAGCCTTGGCCGAAGCCCTCGCCGCAGCCTGCAATCTGCCAATGTTTTACCTGCAAGGTATGGAGGGGCTGACGCTCGCTGATGTGCTCTACGACTGGGATCGTGAGGCCCAGACGCAGTGGGTTCGCCAGGCCGTGGCGATGGGCTGCGGCTTTGAAGAGGCGCGTGCCGGACAGTGGGCGCGCGAGTTTCTGATGCTCGGTGAAGTGCTCGCTGCTTACGAGACAGCAGCGCAGCAAGAAGCCGTTCCGGTACTGATCTGCGACGAATTCGACAAGGTAAGCGAGAAAATCGAGGACATGCTGTTGCAACTCTTCGCGCGCGGCTATGCACACGTCCCGCGCTTTGGCGAGATCGGTGTGCGCGATCAGTCGCGTTGGCCGGTGGTCATTCTGCTCTCGAACGACCAGCGACACGACCTGTCCTCGCCAATGCGTTCGCGTTGTCTGTATTCGTGGCTCCCGCCGCCAACGCCGCGCGAAGAAGTGAGAATCTTGAAAGCCCGCTGTCCCCAAGCTTCACGGTTGATGCTGATGAAAATGGTCAAGCTGATCAACGCCGTCCGAGGTTTGCCGGGTATCACGGATAAGCCAGGATTGCGTGAATCAATCTCACTCCTGCGGGCCCTGATAGACGAAAGTCGCGACGACGTGGGCATTGACGAGATCGAACGTCATCTCTGCTTTCTCGCCCGTCGGCGGCTTGATCTTGAAAACCTGCGCAAGTCACTGGCGCGCGTTGAAGTGATGATGGAAGCACGGAATGACGAGATCGAAGGTTGGGTAGACGAACTTGAAGAGGTCGCACAATGGTGA